Proteins encoded by one window of Halobacteriovoraceae bacterium:
- a CDS encoding proline--tRNA ligase encodes MKLSTGFWQTYKESPADAEIVSHKLMMRAGLLHKTAAGIYTYLPMMVRILRKIENIIRNEHDKNNCFEITMSVVTPAELWKESGRWESFGPQILKAKDRAERDLCLSPTNEESVVDVFRKNIKSYKQLPLNLYQINTKFRDEIRPRFGVMRGREFTMKDAYSFHIDKKCLDTEYDKMYSIYENICRRMGLEFIAVEADAGAMAQGEAKTHEFQVLANSGEDKVIKCNNCTYSANVERAKTTASLTKRTVTKNELIIVDTPEKQTISEVCEFLKIQEEGSLKSLIYKGISGETEDFYLCLLLGNDSMNEVKFKNISGHEIVTPATDNELLKLGLLKGFIGPVGSLDKNLKVIVDSSVDLSLDYVVGANQKDKHFKNFIFSRDCKLEFTHNDLRESKEGDDCLVCKKSKSIKEIRGIEVGHIFQLGDKYTKSMNVTVLDQNGKAVNPIMGCYGIGVSRMAAAAIEQHHDDKGIIWPISIAPYEIYFASICKSEEYVDLSNEIFVELREKGFEVLYDDRNAGAGFKFKDAELIGCPFILVFGERDFKESGVLEIRTRKTGDSIKVSKNEIFSKLEKMIMEERKKFEL; translated from the coding sequence ATGAAATTATCGACTGGTTTTTGGCAAACTTATAAGGAATCTCCAGCTGACGCTGAAATAGTATCTCACAAATTGATGATGAGGGCCGGACTATTACATAAAACTGCTGCCGGTATTTATACCTATCTGCCTATGATGGTAAGGATTTTAAGAAAAATTGAAAATATAATTCGAAATGAGCATGATAAAAATAATTGTTTTGAAATTACAATGAGTGTTGTAACTCCTGCTGAATTATGGAAAGAATCCGGTCGTTGGGAATCCTTTGGTCCTCAGATTTTAAAAGCAAAAGATAGGGCCGAAAGAGACCTTTGCCTTTCTCCTACTAATGAAGAGTCAGTGGTTGATGTTTTTAGAAAAAACATCAAATCATACAAACAACTCCCACTGAATTTATATCAAATAAATACCAAGTTTCGTGATGAAATTCGTCCACGTTTTGGTGTCATGAGAGGTCGTGAATTTACGATGAAGGATGCCTACTCTTTTCACATAGATAAGAAATGCTTAGATACAGAGTATGATAAAATGTACTCAATATATGAGAATATTTGTAGACGAATGGGACTAGAATTCATAGCTGTTGAAGCTGATGCAGGTGCAATGGCCCAAGGGGAGGCCAAAACTCACGAATTTCAAGTGCTGGCCAATTCTGGAGAAGATAAAGTCATTAAATGCAATAACTGCACTTACTCGGCCAATGTGGAAAGAGCAAAAACAACAGCGTCATTAACAAAGAGAACTGTAACCAAAAATGAATTAATTATTGTTGATACACCTGAGAAGCAAACAATATCTGAAGTTTGTGAATTTCTAAAAATTCAAGAGGAAGGTTCTCTTAAGTCTCTTATTTATAAAGGTATTTCAGGTGAAACAGAGGACTTCTATCTTTGTCTTCTTTTAGGCAATGATTCTATGAATGAGGTTAAGTTTAAAAATATATCTGGTCACGAAATTGTAACTCCTGCAACAGATAATGAACTTTTAAAATTAGGACTATTAAAAGGGTTTATTGGCCCGGTTGGTTCTTTAGACAAAAATCTAAAAGTGATTGTAGATTCATCTGTAGATTTAAGTCTTGATTATGTTGTTGGAGCTAATCAAAAAGATAAACATTTCAAAAATTTTATTTTTTCCAGAGATTGCAAATTAGAGTTTACTCACAATGATCTTCGGGAGTCAAAAGAAGGTGATGATTGCTTAGTTTGTAAAAAAAGTAAAAGTATCAAGGAAATTAGAGGAATAGAAGTTGGTCATATTTTTCAGCTTGGAGATAAATATACGAAGTCTATGAACGTGACTGTATTAGACCAAAATGGTAAGGCCGTGAATCCAATCATGGGGTGTTATGGAATCGGAGTTTCAAGAATGGCCGCAGCTGCGATTGAACAGCATCACGATGACAAGGGAATAATTTGGCCAATAAGCATAGCTCCATATGAAATCTATTTTGCTTCCATATGTAAATCTGAAGAATATGTAGATTTATCTAATGAAATATTTGTAGAGCTGAGAGAAAAAGGTTTTGAAGTATTATACGATGATAGAAATGCTGGCGCAGGTTTTAAATTTAAGGATGCCGAACTTATTGGTTGTCCTTTTATTCTAGTTTTTGGAGAGAGAGATTTTAAAGAAAGTGGAGTTTTAGAAATCAGAACAAGAAAAACAGGGGACTCTATCAAAGTAAGTAAAAACGAAATTTTCTCAAAATTGGAAAAAATGATTATGGAAGAAAGGAAAAAATTTGAGCTCTGA
- a CDS encoding RNA methyltransferase codes for MSSDIVYGLHSIVEALQNKNREGHVLYVTKESLEEIKKNLKKNFLDEAQVIIRDSAKVQEMAEKICKELNFKYQRAPGNMFLKTSLLEISGPEKIFKAIEEKKTIKIICLDQVTDAHNAAAIIRSAAFYGVNYIVFAQKGNFGQGPTLNRISSGAMEHIQLVRCSSLTKFVQKVSSLGVYCVGLSEHADAQLNAPKDESVCLVLGAEDVGISHAVKRIIPHWMSLKPCGKIKSLNVSVASAVAMDRIFTS; via the coding sequence TTGAGCTCTGACATTGTATATGGTTTGCATTCAATTGTTGAGGCCTTACAGAATAAAAATCGAGAGGGCCATGTTCTTTACGTTACAAAAGAGTCTTTAGAAGAAATTAAAAAAAATCTTAAAAAAAATTTTTTAGATGAAGCACAAGTCATTATTCGAGACAGTGCTAAAGTTCAAGAAATGGCAGAAAAAATCTGTAAGGAATTAAATTTTAAATACCAAAGGGCCCCAGGGAATATGTTTCTAAAAACATCGCTTCTTGAAATTTCTGGGCCAGAAAAAATATTCAAGGCCATTGAAGAAAAAAAGACGATTAAAATCATTTGTCTTGATCAAGTGACAGATGCACACAATGCAGCGGCCATCATTAGAAGTGCTGCTTTCTACGGTGTAAATTATATTGTCTTTGCTCAAAAAGGAAACTTTGGACAAGGTCCTACTTTGAATCGCATTTCTTCTGGAGCAATGGAGCATATTCAATTAGTTCGTTGTTCCTCTTTAACTAAGTTTGTTCAAAAAGTTTCAAGTCTTGGAGTCTATTGTGTTGGACTTTCAGAGCATGCAGATGCCCAATTAAATGCTCCCAAAGATGAGAGTGTATGTCTTGTTCTTGGAGCAGAAGATGTAGGAATTTCACATGCTGTGAAGAGAATTATTCCTCATTGGATGTCACTTAAGCCATGCGGCAAAATAAAATCTCTCAATGTTTCAGTTGCTTCCGCAGTGGCCATGGATAGAATATTTACTTCTTAA
- a CDS encoding glycosyltransferase, with the protein MTKKNVAFFNQYSLWGGGEKWHFEMALYLKNKGHQVFIFTPITGELGKRSSQKGLTVIDVNIAKLTYLNIFFLFKLYMQIKKLNLNSIVFNSFLDVRVAAFVSKLACVKNVILRCGMPIAPKQNWAYKLAFKKGLTRLVPITYAIREEFQKNAPQLIKEIPSDKIIYNAIDLNKFSPIENHNEIFTIGNAVRLTDQKGLDLLLKSLKILKDKGIKFKAKIAGTGELEKDLKQLSNDLGLTEQVSFLGFIEDIPSFMRSIDLLAFSSRYEGAARTILEAMACNVPVVAFNTSSMSEMIESNKTGLLVKAFDQIEYAHRLQQMINDKFLRDQIVKNARQYVLQNFDQSIVYKKWVGIIFEND; encoded by the coding sequence ATGACCAAAAAAAATGTGGCCTTCTTTAACCAATATTCCTTATGGGGAGGTGGTGAGAAGTGGCATTTTGAAATGGCATTGTATTTGAAAAATAAAGGACATCAAGTATTTATATTCACTCCAATTACTGGTGAATTGGGCAAAAGATCATCACAAAAAGGACTTACAGTTATTGATGTTAACATAGCAAAACTTACATATTTAAATATTTTCTTTCTTTTTAAACTATATATGCAAATCAAAAAACTCAATTTGAATTCGATTGTTTTTAACTCTTTTTTAGATGTGAGAGTTGCAGCTTTTGTAAGTAAATTGGCCTGTGTAAAAAATGTAATCTTAAGATGTGGAATGCCGATTGCTCCCAAACAAAACTGGGCCTATAAACTAGCATTCAAAAAAGGACTCACAAGACTTGTCCCCATTACCTACGCCATCCGGGAGGAATTTCAAAAAAATGCTCCCCAACTGATTAAAGAAATTCCTTCTGACAAAATCATTTATAATGCAATAGATTTAAATAAGTTTTCACCAATTGAAAATCACAATGAAATATTTACGATTGGAAACGCTGTGAGATTAACAGATCAAAAGGGCCTAGATTTGCTTTTAAAATCATTGAAGATTTTAAAAGATAAAGGAATAAAATTTAAGGCCAAAATAGCGGGAACAGGAGAGTTAGAAAAAGATCTTAAGCAATTATCAAATGATTTAGGCCTTACTGAACAAGTTTCTTTTTTAGGCTTTATAGAGGATATACCAAGCTTTATGAGAAGTATTGATCTTTTGGCCTTTAGCTCAAGATACGAGGGAGCAGCTCGTACAATTTTGGAAGCAATGGCATGTAATGTGCCAGTAGTAGCTTTTAATACATCTTCAATGTCCGAAATGATTGAATCAAACAAGACCGGACTACTCGTGAAAGCTTTTGATCAAATTGAATATGCACATCGTCTACAGCAAATGATTAATGATAAGTTTCTCAGAGATCAAATTGTAAAAAATGCAAGACAATATGTATTGCAAAATTTTGATCAGTCTATAGTTTATA